A genomic segment from Ochotona princeps isolate mOchPri1 chromosome 11, mOchPri1.hap1, whole genome shotgun sequence encodes:
- the LOC101523410 gene encoding putative vomeronasal receptor-like protein 4, with protein MLRNTKSPLVLLKNVYFFQAGIGILANGFLFLFHIFTIPQAYRLRPTDMTTCHLAFVHLMMLFITLDILSEDTLKSLNFANELRCKLLLYLSKVMRGLSISTTCLLSIIQVITISPSSFYLSRFKQKLTKHVVIAFFCILSLNLSSNSCLIIYTVVYSNRTNLLNVNKYCSLSSTNSIIMTLFFILALSQNVLSVGMMLLSSMYMVIFLCRHQRKSEYLHSMSISPGISPAKRATCTVLVLVSFFVIMYCVDIIISSFSSALWKYEPAVLYIQSLLGNIYATVSPLVLISSDKRIIGILQNMIAMVRAWTC; from the coding sequence ATGCTGAGAAATACTAAGTCTCCACTTGTGttattaaaaaatgtgtattttttccaagctGGCATTGGAATCTTAGCCAatggcttcctttttcttttccacatCTTCACAATCCCTCAAGCTTATAGGCTTAGGCCCACAGACATGACAACCTGCCACTTGGCTTTTGTCCACCTCATGATGCTATTTATTACACTGGATATATTATCTGAAGACACGTTAAAATCACTAAATTTTGCAAATGAGTTAAGGTGTAAGCTTTTGTTGTACTTGAGTAAGGTAATGAGGGGTCTCTCCATCTCCACCACCTGTCTCCTGAGCATCATTCAGgtcatcaccatcagtcccagctccttctacttgtcaagatttaaacagaaactcacaaaacatgttgtcattgctttcttctgtattttgtcCCTCAACCTGTCTTCCAACAGCTGCCTGATCATCTACACTGTAGTTTATTCCAACAGGACCAATTTACTCAATGTCAATAAATACTGCTCACTTTCTTCAACAAACTCCATCATTATGACACTATTTTTCATACTTGCATTGTCCCAGAATGTCCTTTCTGTAGGAATGATGCTGCTCTCCAGCATGTACATGGTGATTTTTTTGTGTAGAcatcagaggaagtctgagtacctTCACAGCATGAGCATTTCCCCAGGAATCTCCCCAGCCAAAAGGGCCACCTGTACTGTCCTAGTGCTGGTGAGTTTCTTTGTGATCATGTACTGTGTGGATATCATCATCTCATCCTTCTCATCTGCATTGTGGAAATATGAGCCAGCTGTACTGTATATCCAGAGTCTATTGGGAAACATTTATGCCACTGTGAGTCCTTTGGTGCTTATCAGTTCTGATAAAAGAATAATTGGCATTCTGCAAAATATGATTGCTATGGTAAGAGCCTGGACATGTTGA